From the genome of Antennarius striatus isolate MH-2024 chromosome 19, ASM4005453v1, whole genome shotgun sequence, one region includes:
- the LOC137613867 gene encoding CSC1-like protein 1: MSSWWRFWELPFSSSPSVDFANTTCFNSTLFYKYEGDRFGGVPIVLFLDFCVFVMLLFLFFIIRKKFWHYGRLALVADSEGCFESSHQRYGLMYSASDDPEHELGYCNLLPYVLKMEDEKIKEKCGVDAVHYLSFQRHLIVLLLILTATSLGVILPVNLSGYLLNNEFGKTTIGNLQEGNNLLWLHTIFAVLYLILTVFMLRHHTSRIKEKGRETAKRTLFVYSIPKTATEEDVNNYFTEAYPSCTVCAVTLAYNVRKVIYLDKERVRAGKNLCYYEHLTMASGEREQIDPRFCGYLCCCNNSQRVDAIEFYRAKEIDLLEEVRKHVELVPQSPLGIAFVTLQSELMAKLILKDFNALECSVKNRCFRTPPKPSSKSDTLEVNKWQISFAPHPKDLYWENLSARGFTWYIRYLMLNFLLLFLLMFLTTPFIIISVLDKLNLIQPIYYINSAVVNQFFSTLMLSTFSSLLPTIVYYSTLGESHWTRSSEQMSVMRKLYFFLLFMVLILPSLGLTSLAVFIRWLFETEFIVTAKLRFECVFLPNQGAFFVNYVTAAALVGSGMELLRLPGLLLYTIRMALARSVAERKNVKQNQAYEFQYGAMYGWFLCVFTVIMAYSITCPVIVPFGLLYMVLKHLADKHNIYFAYLPSRVDRSVHLVAINQAMAAPIICLIWLYFFSVLRTGFWAPTSVFTLVVLFITVFISIGLTCFGHFRYLSPHVYKVKEEDKVETNNVEESNMVYLPKVLNFELPASVPEESKPQQSNGSIKDSPANSFAESWSL; the protein is encoded by the exons ATGTCTTCATGGTGGAGGTTTTGGGAGCTGCCATTCAGTAGCTCGCCCTCCGTCGACTTTGCCAATACCACCTGCTTCAATTCCACATTGTTCTATAAATATGAGGGTGACAGATTTGGAGGGGTGCCGATTGTGTTGTTCCTcgatttctgtgtttttgtg ATGCTGCTGTTCCTTTTCTTCATCATAAGGAAGAAGTTCTGGCACTACGGGCGCCTGGCTTTGGTTGCAGACAGTGAGGG GTGTTTTGAGTCATCACATCAGCGTTATGGACTCATGTACTCAGCTTCAGATGATCCAGAGCATGAATTG GGTTACTGCAATTTGCTGCCTTACGTCCTCAAAATGGA ggatgaaaaaataaaagaaaaatgtggcGTGGATGCAGTTCACTACCTATCCTTCCAGCGTCATTTGATCGTGCTGCTTCTGATCCTAACTGCCACCTCCCTTGGAGTAATACTGCCGGTCAACCTGTCTGGATATTTGCTGA ATAATGAATTTGGAAAGACGACTATTGGGAATCTTCAGGAAGG AAACAACCTGTTGTGGCTGCATACAATCTTTGCTGTTCTGTACCTGATCCTTACAGTTTTTATGCTGCGACACCACACATCACGAATCAAAGAAAAGGGCAGAGAGACA GCCAAACGCACTTTGTTTGTGTATTCAATCCCTAAAACAGCAACAGAGGAAGatgtaaataattatttcac agaGGCGTATCCTTCCTGTACAGTGTGTGCTGTGACCCTGGCCTACAATGTGAGAAAAGTCATATACCTTGATAAGGAAAG GGTGCGTGCTGGAAAAAATCTGTGTTACTACGAGCATTTAACAATGGCCTCAGGGGAACGTGAGCAGATTGACCCCCGTTTCTGTGGTTACCTGTGTTGCTGTAACAACTCTCAGAGG GTTGATGCCATAGAGTTCTACAGAGCTAAAGAAATAGACCTGCTGGAAGAGGTGAGGAAGCACGTAGAGCTTGTTCCACAGAGCCCCCTGGGGATTGCTTTTGTCACCTTACAATCCGAACTGATGGCCAAACT TATCCTTAAAGACTTCAATGCGCTAGAGTGTAGTGTTAAAAACAGGTGTTTTAGGACGCCACCCAAGCCTTCATCCAAAAGTGACACTCTGGAAGTGAACAAGTGGCAGATCAGTTTTGCACCTCATCCCAAAGATTTGTACTG GGAGAATCTTTCGGCGCGTGGCTTTACCTGGTATATTCGCTACTTGATGCTCAACTTTCTCCTTCTGTTCCTGCTAATGTTCCTCACAACCCCGTTCATCATTATCAGTGTCTTGGACAAGTTGAATTTGATTCAGCCTATTTATTACATCAAT AGCGCTGTGGTGAACCAGTTCTTCTCGACACTCATGCTGTCGACCTTCTCTTCATTGCTTCCCACTATTGTGTACTACTCCACACTAGGAGAATCACACTGGACCAG GTCCAGTGAGCAGATGAGCGTGATGCGTAAGCTGTACTTCTTCCTGCTCTTCATGGTGCTGATCCTCCCCTCACTGGGACTCACCAG TCTTGCAGTTTTTATCCGCTGGCTGTTTGAGACAGAGTTTATAGTTACTGCAAAACTGAGGTTTGA GTGTGTGTTCTTACCTAACCAGGGAGCATTTTTTGTCAACTACGTAACTGCCGCCGCGTTGGTGGGCTCGGGAATGGAGTTGCTCCGGTTGCCGGGCTTACTCCTTTACACCATACGCATGGCTCTTGCTCGCTCAGTtgctgaaaggaaaaatgtcaaacag AACCAGGCCTATGAGTTTCAATATGGAGCCATGTATGGctggttcctgtgtgtgttcactgtcaTTATGGCTTACAGCATAACATGTCCTGTAATTGTGCCTTTTG GTCTTCTCTACATGGTTCTTAAGCACCTGGCGGACAAACACAATATATACTTTGCCTACCTACCTTCTCGCGTAGACCGCAGTGTCCACCTAGTAGCTATCAATCAGGCTATGGCTGCACCCATCATCTGCCTGATATGGCTTTACTTTTTCTCTGTCCTCAGAACAG GTTTTTGGGCTCctacatctgtgttcacactggTTGTCCTCTTTATCACTGTATTCATCTCCATCGGTCTCACCTGCTTTGGACATTTTAGGTACCTCAGTCCACACGTCTATAAG GTGAAAGAGGAGGATAAGGTTGAGACAAACAATGTGGAAGAAAGCAACATG GTCTACCTTCCAAAAGTGCTGAATTTCGAATTACCTGCCAGTGTCCCAGAGGAGTCTAAACCTCAGCAGTCTAATGGCAGTATAAAGGACAGTCCGGCCAACAGCTTTGCGGAAAGCTGGTCGCTCTGA
- the LOC137613707 gene encoding radial spoke head protein 9 homolog: MDSNTLYFALELIAGSGQTLNVEQRTALQTSLLLLRKDYKFQRVLFWGKIFGLKQDYFITQGRGEDEMEDIKYFYSFNCIDWFLLPMVTDTMVQEVSTAAKGRFMGDPSHVYQHVETKVSEESRLAVAVLQIDEEASVVPRGAFVKNPHGLIQVNRSFGGLSYSEASKVDNFLHFSKPKNLKKKSILEMADLNPTTDFLDVLSDDIPNGCWSLQFECASRVCILRSFLWLGMTFYHVPMTPQHGYIYIGHGAKNLDLPFML; encoded by the exons ATGGACTCAAACACGTTATACTTTGCTTTGGAGCTCATTGCCGGTAGCGGACAAACTTTAAACGTAGAACAAAGAACCGCTTTACAGACGTCTCTACTTCTCTTGAGGAAAGACTACAAATTCCAGCGGGTTTTGTTTTGGGGCAAAATATTCGGATTGAAACAGGACTATTTTATCACCCAGGGGAGAGGGGAAGATGAGATGGaagatataaaatatttctacaG CTTCAACTGCATCGACTGGTTCCTGTTGCCCATGGTCACAGACACCATGGTTCAGGAGGTGTCCACAGCTGCTAAGGGCCGCTTCATGGGAGACCCCTCTCATGTCTATCAGCATGTTGAG acCAAAGTCAGTGAGGAGAGTAGGTTGGCAGTGGCAGTTCTTCAGATTGATGAGGAAGCCTCTGTGGTACCACGTGGAGCCTTTGTGAAGAATCCACATGGCCTCATCCAGGTCAACCGCAGCTTTGGTG GTCTGTCCTACTCAGAAGCAAGCAAAGTTGACAACTTCCTTCACTTCAGCAAACCAAAAAATCTGAAGAAGAAGTCCATCCTGGAAATGGCTGATCTGAACCCAACCACCGACTTCCTGGATGTACTGAGCGATGACATTCCCAACG gaTGTTGGAGTCTTCAGTTTGAATGCGCCAGCAGAGTGTGCATCCTCCGTAGCTTTTTGTGGCTCGGAATGACCTTCTACCATGTGCCAATGACGCCACAGCACGGATACATCTATATAGGTCATGGAGCCAAGAATCTGGACCTGCCATTCATGctatga
- the LOC137613198 gene encoding CSC1-like protein 1 isoform X3, translating into MYVSSPYEINFETQFVLLIREKYIWSVLNYFDISCWQILDLRRVNISVTWLNTRVAELFLWLSRTEQMMSSWWMFWDLPVGSSPSIFFDNTTCFNSTSLNRFEGDRFGGVPIVLFLHFCVFLMLLFLFFIIRRKFWDYGRLALVADSEGGFESKHRRYGRMNSTADEVGCCSLLPYVIKMDDEKIKAKCGMDAVHYLSFQRHLIVLLLILTAGSLGVILPVNLTGYLLNNEFGKTTIGNLQEGNNLLWLHTVFAVLYLILTVFMLRHHTSRIKEKGRETARNTLFVCSIPKTATEEDVKIHFTEAYPSCEVCSVTLAYNARRLIYLDKERVRAGKNLCYYEHLTMATGEREQIDPRFCGSLCCCNNSQKVDAIEFYRAKEKDLLEEVQKQVELVPQSPLGIAFVTLETEAMAKLILKDFNALECGSTKWCCGNPPQPSSKSDTLKVNKWQISFAPHPKDLYWENLSVSGFPWYIRYLMLNLLLFFLLLFLTTPTIIISVLDKLNVTQPIYYIDSPLVNQYFPTLLLWTFSSLLPTIVYYSTLGESHWTRTSEQMSVMRKLYFLLLFMVLILPSLGLTSLAVFFRWLFDTEFSATAKPRFECVFLPNQGAFFVNYVIAAALVGSGMELLRLPGLLLYTIRLVLARSAAERKNVKQ; encoded by the exons atgtatgtcAGCTCACCTTATGAGATTAACTTTGAAACACAATTTGTTTTGCTAATTCGAGAAAAGTACATCTGGTCAGTACTAAATTATTTTGACATCTCCTGTTGGCAAATTCTTGATTTACGTCGAGTAAACATTTCTGTTACGTGGCTTAACACTCGAGTAGCGGAGCTCTTTCTCTGGTTATCCCGAACAGAACAAA TGATGTCTTCGTGGTGGATGTTTTGGGACCTGCCGGTTGGTAGCTCGCCCTCCATCTTCTTCGACAACACCACCTGCTTCAACTCCACATCGCTCAATAGATTTGAGGGTGACAGATTCGGAGGGGTGCCGATTGTGctgtttctccatttctgtgtttttctg ATGCTGctgttcctcttcttcatcatcaggaGGAAGTTCTGGGACTATGGACGCCTGGCTTTGGTTGCAGATAGTGAGGG GGGTTTTGAGTCAAAACATCGGCGTTATGGACGTATGAACTCAACTGCAGATGAAGTG GGTTGCTGCAGTTTGCTGCCTTACGTCATCAAAATGGA tgatgaaaaaataaaagccaaatGTGGCATGGATGCAGTTCACTACCTATCCTTCCAGCGTCATTTGATCGTGCTGCTTCTGATCCTAACTGCCGGCTCCCTTGGAGTAATACTGCCGGTCAACCTGACTGGATATTTGCTGA ATAATGAATTTGGAAAGACGACTATTGGGAATCTTCAGGAAGG AAACAACCTGTTGTGGCTGCATACAGTCTTTGCTGTTCTGTACCTGATCCTTACAGTTTTTATGCTGCGACACCACACATCACGAATCAAAGAAAAGGGCAGAGAGACA GCCAGAAacactttgtttgtgtgttcaatcCCTAAAACAGCAACAGAGGAAGATGTAAAGATTCATTTCAC agaGGCGTATCCTTCCTGTGAAGTGTGCTCTGTTACCCTGGCCTACAATGCGAGGAGGCTCATATACCTTGATAAGGAAAG GGTGCGTGCTGGAAAAAATCTGTGTTACTACGAGCATTTAACAATGGCCACGGGGGAACGTGAGCAGATTGACCCCCGTTTCTGTGGTTCCCTGTGTTGCTGTAACAACTCTCAGAAG GTTGATGCCATAGAGTTCTACAGAGCTAAAGAAAAAGACCTGCTTGAAGAGGTGCAGAAGCAAGTAGAGCTTGTTCCACAGAGCCCCCTGGGGATCGCTTTTGTCACCTTAGAAACCGAGGCGATGGCCAAACT TATCCTTAAAGACTTCAATGCACTAGAGTGTGGTAGCACAAAATGGTGTTGTGGAAACCCACCCCAGCCTTCATCCAAAAGTGACACTCTGAAAGTGAACAAGTGGCAGATCAGTTTTGCACCTCATCCCAAAGATTTGTACTG GGAAAATCTTTCCGTGAGTGGCTTTCCCTGGTATATTCGCTACTTGATGCTCAACTTGCTCCTTTTCTTCCTACTACTGTTCCTCACAACTCCCACCATCATTATCAGCGTCTTGGACAAGTTGAACGTGACTCAGCCCATCTACTATATCGAT AGCCCTTTGGTGAATCAGTACTTCCCCACTCTCCTTCTGTGGACCTTCTCTTCTTTACTGCCCACTATTGTGTACTACTCCACACTTGGAGAATCACACTGGACCAG GACCAGTGAGCAGATGAGCGTGATGCGTAAGCTGTACTTCTTGCTGCTCTTCATGGTGCTGATCCTCCCCTCACTGGGACTCACCAG TCTTGCAGTTTTTTTCCGCTGGCTGTTTGATACAGAGTTTTCAGCTACTGCAAAACCAAGGTTTGA